The Paramisgurnus dabryanus chromosome 6, PD_genome_1.1, whole genome shotgun sequence genome has a window encoding:
- the tcea1 gene encoding transcription elongation factor A protein 1, with the protein MGKKEEEDIIRIAKKMDKMAQKKNGVGALDLLKELKNIPMTLELLQSTRIGMSVNAIRKQSTDDEVTSLAKSLIKSWKKLLDEPAGEKNSEEKKKERTPPMVSPSEASPEPREESSCSNSSNRSESVDVAANTLIATFPRAPTTSDSVRIKCREMLSSALQTGDDFIAIGSDCDELGAQIEECIFVEFKNTDMKYKNRVRSRISNLKDAKNPNLRRNVLCGNVSPERIAKMTAEEMASDELKEMRKNLTKEAIRDHQVSTSGGTQTDLFTCGKCKKKRCTYTQVQTRSADEPMTTFVFCNECGNRWKFC; encoded by the exons ATGGGTAAGAAAGAGGAAGAAGACATCATCAGGATCGCAAAGAAGATGGATAAAATGGCACAAAAGAAGAATGGG GTTGGTGCGCTGGATCTTCTAAAAGAACTAAAGAATATACCCATGACCCTGGAGCTTCTACAG TCAACAAGGATCGGGATGTCTGTCAATGCCATCCGcaagcagagcacagatgacgaAGTAACCTCGCTGGCCAAGTCTTTAATCAAGTCTTGGAAAAAGTTGTTGG ATGAACCTGCTGGAGAAAAGAACTCGGAGGAGAAAAAGAAGGAACGCACTCCACCAATGGTGTCACCGTCAGAGGCCAGCCCAGAGCCCAGAGAGGAGAG CTCGTGCAGTAATTCCAGCAATAGGAGCGAATCTGTTGATGTTGCAGCCAACACGCTGATAGCCACTTTCCCAAGAGCACCAACCACATCTGACTCAGTCCGAATCAAGTGCAGGGAGATGCTGTCAAGTGCTTTACAAACAGGGG atgATTTCATTGCCATTGGGTCTGACTGTGATGAACTTGGAGCTCAGATTGAAGAAT GCATATTTGTGGAATTCAAAAATACCGACATGAAATACAAAAATCGCGTACGAAGCCGAATCTCCAATCTCAAAGATGCAAAGAATCCCAACCTAAGAAGGAATGTGCTATGTGGAAATGTTAGCCCGGAACGCATTGCAAAAATGACAGCAGAG GAAATGGCAAGTGATGAGTTGAAGGAGATGCGTAAGAATCTGACCAAAGAGGCCATCAGGGACCACCAGGTGTCCACATCTGGGGGCACCCAAACTGACCTGTTCACTTGTGGGAAGTGTAAAAAGAAGAGATGTACTTACACCCAG GTTCAAACGCGGAGTGCTGATGAACCGATGACAACGTTTGTCTTCTGCAATGAATGTGGAAATAGGTGGAAG TTCTGCTGA